From Aythya fuligula isolate bAytFul2 chromosome 20, bAytFul2.pri, whole genome shotgun sequence, a single genomic window includes:
- the LOC116497447 gene encoding myeloperoxidase-like isoform X1 yields MKAEILFPGLLVVLILFQAHVSSSYDLSKELSDASLLSSVFEAKQIVDSAYKNTRDRIKKNLENDVLTPVELLRYFKQPVAGTRAAVRAADYMETTLTLLKEKLRWAVKGDFNVTDMLTPAQLGMIFKASGCDQQNEEINCESSDRYRTITGKCNNRKNPLLGASNRALARWLPADYEDGVSIPHGWTEKKRFFGFPFPLVRKVSNEIVRFPPAQLKLDQQRSLMFMQWGQFIDHDLDFSPETPARVTFSGKVDCHTSCAKQPPCFPIKIPPNDPRVKNTRDCLPFIRSAPACDSGKAIREQINALTSFLDGSVVYGSEVPLANKLRDQTNQLGLLAVNRNFTDRGMAYMPFDYMSKNPCLMVSKGAKIPCFLAGDSRANEMLELACMHTLFVREHNRLARGLKRLNPHWNGEKLYQEARKIVGAMIQIITYRDYLPLLLGESLQKWIPCYRGYNEAVDPRISNVFTLAFRFAHASIPPFVGRLNENYKPINPKLQLSKTFFGVWRIVKEGGIDPFLRNLMASKAKLMTQKQMVVDELRDRMFEQVERIGFDLAALNMQRGRDHGLPGYISWRQFCRLSKPRGLKSLAQVLKNHSLAKKFMQLYGTPKNIDIWIGALAEPFVKGGRVGPLMACLIGTQFRKIRDGDRFWWENKGVFTPQQRSSLAKISLSRIICDNTHISKVSRNIFQANSYPHSFVSCNQIPKLDLRAWKSKKMEESTERTT; encoded by the exons ATGAAGGCAGAAATCCTCTTCCCAGGATTGCTGGTGGTCCTAATCCTGTTCCAGGCACATGTATCTTCTTCCTATG ATCTGTCCAAGGAGCTATCAGACGCATCCCTCCTGAGCAGTGTGTTTGAAGCCAAGCAGATCGTGGATTCAGCCTACAAGAACACACGTGACCG CATAAAGAAGAACCTGGAGAATGATGTCTTGACCCCTGTAGAACTTCTGAGATATTTCAAACAGCCAGTGGCAGGGACTCGGGCTGCTGTGCGGGCTGCAGATTACATGGAAACCACCCTGACCCTTCTCAAGGAGAAGCTACGCTGGGCCGTGAAGGGGGACTTCAATGTCACAG ATATGCTCACACCGGCTCAGCTGGGGATGATTTTCAAGGCAAGCGGATGTGACCAGCAGAATGAGGAAATAAACTGTGAATCTTCTGACCGCTACCGAACGATCACTGGCAAGTGCAACAACAG GAAAAACCCATTACTAGGAGCTTCAAACAGAGCCCTGGCCAGATGGTTGCCAGCAGACTATGAAGATGGTGTGTCAATTCCCCATGGGTGGACAGAAAAAAAGCGTTTCTTTGGATTCCCCTTTCCACTA GTTCGAAAGGTTTCAAATGAGATCGTCCGTTTCCCCCCTGCGCAGCTCAAGCTGGACCAGCAGCGATCACTCATGTTCATGCAGTGGGGTCAGTTTATTGATCATGACCTTGATTTCAGTCCTGAAACCCCAGCCAGAGTCACCTTCAGTGGCAAAGTGGATTGTCACACCAGCTGTGCCAAGCAGCCCCCCTGCTTTCCCATCAAG ATCCCACCTAATGACCCACGAGTTAAAAACACCAGAGATTGCCTCCCATTCATTCGCTCAGCTCCTGCTTGTGACAGTGGTAAAGCAATTCGAGAACAGATCAACGCGCTCACCTCCTTTCTTGATGGCAGTGTGGTGTATGGCAGTGAGGTGCCTTTGGCCAACAAGCTGAGGGATCAGACCAACCAGCTGGGCTTGCTGGCTGTTAATCGGAATTTCACTGACAGGGGCATGGCGTATATGCCCTTTGACTACATGTCAAAGAACCCCTGTCTTATGGTCAGCAAGGGAGCTAAAATTCCATGCTTTCTTGCAG GTGACTCTCGAGCAAACGAGATGCTGGAGCTGGCGTGCATGCACACGCTTTTTGTGCGGGAGCACAACCGCCTGGCTAGAGGACTGAAGAGATTAAATCCACACTGGAATGGAGAGAAGCTCTACCAGGAGGCACGGAAGATTGTGGGTGCCATGATCCAG ATTATAACCTACAGGGACTACCTGCCTCTTTTGCTGGGAGAAAGTTTACAGAAATGGATTCCTTGCTACCGAGGCTACAACGAGGCTGTGGATCCTCGCATATCCAATGTCTTCACTCTGGCTTTCCGTTTCGCCCATGCTTCAATTCCCCCATTTGTGGGCCGATTAAACGAAAATTATAAGCCCATAAATCCCAAACTGCAACTCAGCAAAACCTTTTTTGGTGTCTGGAGGATTGTGAAAGAAG GCGGTATCGATCCCTTCCTGCGGAACCTGATGGCCAGTAAGGCCAAGCTGATGACACAGAAACAAATGGTTGTGGATGAACTCCGGGATCGGATGTTTGAGCAGGTTGAAAGGATTGGGTTTGATTTGGCTGCACTTAACATGCAGCGTGGCAGAGATCATGGCCTTCCAG GTTACATCTCCTGGAGACAATTCTGTAGGCTCTCAAAACCTCGTGGTTTGAAGTCACTTGCTCAAGTATTGAAGAATCACAGTCTGGCAAAGAAATTCATGCAGCTGTATGGGACACCAAAGAATATTGACATTTGGATTGGGGCGCTTGCAGAGCCCTTTGTGAAAGGTGGAAGAGTTGGTCCTCTCATGGCTTGTCTAATTGGCACCCAGTTCAGGAAGATACGTGATGGGGACAG GTTTTGGTGGGAGAATAAAGGAGTTTTCACTCCTCAGCAACGCAGTTCACTGGCTAAAATCTCCTTGTCACGAATAATATGTGATAACACCCACATCTCTAAAGTGTCAAGAAATATCTTCCAGGCCAACAGCTATCCTCACTCCTTTGTGAGCTGCAACCAGATCCCAAAGCTGGACCTCAGAGCTTGGAAGTCAAAGAAGATGGAGGAAAGTACAGA AAGAACCACGTGA
- the LOC116497447 gene encoding myeloperoxidase-like isoform X2 — translation MKAEILFPGLLVVLILFQAHVSSSYDLSKELSDASLLSSVFEAKQIVDSAYKNTRDRIKKNLENDVLTPVELLRYFKQPVAGTRAAVRAADYMETTLTLLKEKLRWAVKGDFNVTDMLTPAQLGMIFKASGCDQQNEEINCESSDRYRTITGKCNNRKNPLLGASNRALARWLPADYEDGVSIPHGWTEKKRFFGFPFPLVRKVSNEIVRFPPAQLKLDQQRSLMFMQWGQFIDHDLDFSPETPARVTFSGKVDCHTSCAKQPPCFPIKIPPNDPRVKNTRDCLPFIRSAPACDSGKAIREQINALTSFLDGSVVYGSEVPLANKLRDQTNQLGLLAVNRNFTDRGMAYMPFDYMSKNPCLMVSKGAKIPCFLAGDSRANEMLELACMHTLFVREHNRLARGLKRLNPHWNGEKLYQEARKIVGAMIQIITYRDYLPLLLGESLQKWIPCYRGYNEAVDPRISNVFTLAFRFAHASIPPFVGRLNENYKPINPKLQLSKTFFGVWRIVKEGGIDPFLRNLMASKAKLMTQKQMVVDELRDRMFEQVERIGFDLAALNMQRGRDHGLPGYISWRQFCRLSKPRGLKSLAQVLKNHSLAKKFMQLYGTPKNIDIWIGALAEPFVKGGRVGPLMACLIGTQFRKIRDGDRFWWENKGVFTPQQRSSLAKISLSRIICDNTHISKVSRNIFQANSYPHSFVSCNQIPKLDLRAWKSKKMEESTE, via the exons ATGAAGGCAGAAATCCTCTTCCCAGGATTGCTGGTGGTCCTAATCCTGTTCCAGGCACATGTATCTTCTTCCTATG ATCTGTCCAAGGAGCTATCAGACGCATCCCTCCTGAGCAGTGTGTTTGAAGCCAAGCAGATCGTGGATTCAGCCTACAAGAACACACGTGACCG CATAAAGAAGAACCTGGAGAATGATGTCTTGACCCCTGTAGAACTTCTGAGATATTTCAAACAGCCAGTGGCAGGGACTCGGGCTGCTGTGCGGGCTGCAGATTACATGGAAACCACCCTGACCCTTCTCAAGGAGAAGCTACGCTGGGCCGTGAAGGGGGACTTCAATGTCACAG ATATGCTCACACCGGCTCAGCTGGGGATGATTTTCAAGGCAAGCGGATGTGACCAGCAGAATGAGGAAATAAACTGTGAATCTTCTGACCGCTACCGAACGATCACTGGCAAGTGCAACAACAG GAAAAACCCATTACTAGGAGCTTCAAACAGAGCCCTGGCCAGATGGTTGCCAGCAGACTATGAAGATGGTGTGTCAATTCCCCATGGGTGGACAGAAAAAAAGCGTTTCTTTGGATTCCCCTTTCCACTA GTTCGAAAGGTTTCAAATGAGATCGTCCGTTTCCCCCCTGCGCAGCTCAAGCTGGACCAGCAGCGATCACTCATGTTCATGCAGTGGGGTCAGTTTATTGATCATGACCTTGATTTCAGTCCTGAAACCCCAGCCAGAGTCACCTTCAGTGGCAAAGTGGATTGTCACACCAGCTGTGCCAAGCAGCCCCCCTGCTTTCCCATCAAG ATCCCACCTAATGACCCACGAGTTAAAAACACCAGAGATTGCCTCCCATTCATTCGCTCAGCTCCTGCTTGTGACAGTGGTAAAGCAATTCGAGAACAGATCAACGCGCTCACCTCCTTTCTTGATGGCAGTGTGGTGTATGGCAGTGAGGTGCCTTTGGCCAACAAGCTGAGGGATCAGACCAACCAGCTGGGCTTGCTGGCTGTTAATCGGAATTTCACTGACAGGGGCATGGCGTATATGCCCTTTGACTACATGTCAAAGAACCCCTGTCTTATGGTCAGCAAGGGAGCTAAAATTCCATGCTTTCTTGCAG GTGACTCTCGAGCAAACGAGATGCTGGAGCTGGCGTGCATGCACACGCTTTTTGTGCGGGAGCACAACCGCCTGGCTAGAGGACTGAAGAGATTAAATCCACACTGGAATGGAGAGAAGCTCTACCAGGAGGCACGGAAGATTGTGGGTGCCATGATCCAG ATTATAACCTACAGGGACTACCTGCCTCTTTTGCTGGGAGAAAGTTTACAGAAATGGATTCCTTGCTACCGAGGCTACAACGAGGCTGTGGATCCTCGCATATCCAATGTCTTCACTCTGGCTTTCCGTTTCGCCCATGCTTCAATTCCCCCATTTGTGGGCCGATTAAACGAAAATTATAAGCCCATAAATCCCAAACTGCAACTCAGCAAAACCTTTTTTGGTGTCTGGAGGATTGTGAAAGAAG GCGGTATCGATCCCTTCCTGCGGAACCTGATGGCCAGTAAGGCCAAGCTGATGACACAGAAACAAATGGTTGTGGATGAACTCCGGGATCGGATGTTTGAGCAGGTTGAAAGGATTGGGTTTGATTTGGCTGCACTTAACATGCAGCGTGGCAGAGATCATGGCCTTCCAG GTTACATCTCCTGGAGACAATTCTGTAGGCTCTCAAAACCTCGTGGTTTGAAGTCACTTGCTCAAGTATTGAAGAATCACAGTCTGGCAAAGAAATTCATGCAGCTGTATGGGACACCAAAGAATATTGACATTTGGATTGGGGCGCTTGCAGAGCCCTTTGTGAAAGGTGGAAGAGTTGGTCCTCTCATGGCTTGTCTAATTGGCACCCAGTTCAGGAAGATACGTGATGGGGACAG GTTTTGGTGGGAGAATAAAGGAGTTTTCACTCCTCAGCAACGCAGTTCACTGGCTAAAATCTCCTTGTCACGAATAATATGTGATAACACCCACATCTCTAAAGTGTCAAGAAATATCTTCCAGGCCAACAGCTATCCTCACTCCTTTGTGAGCTGCAACCAGATCCCAAAGCTGGACCTCAGAGCTTGGAAGTCAAAGAAGATGGAGGAAAGTACAGAGTAA